Proteins found in one Coffea eugenioides isolate CCC68of chromosome 5, Ceug_1.0, whole genome shotgun sequence genomic segment:
- the LOC113769856 gene encoding cysteine-rich receptor-like protein kinase 10 codes for MSNLHPFTGAPPPSSTKGKGRRPLRAAFPIAVPLIGVAFVLFIIALVFLKRRSGKRYAAMAQQEATDGVVEIFTAESLQYSLTEIQIATNNFSVDSKIGEGGFGRVYKGVLGNGQEIAVKRLSRSSGQGAEEFKNEIVVVAKLQHRNLVRLLGFCLEGDEKILIYEFVPNKSLDSFLFDPENKRSLNWLRRYNIIGGIAKGLLYLHEDSRLRIVHRDLKASNILLDGNMSPKIADFGMAKICGVDQSEGNTNRIAGTFGYMAPEYMRWGQFSIKSDVFSFGVVILEIVTGKKNSSFQKSEDSEDLVSYVWEHWRRGEPLALLDSSIGDSFAKNEVIQCVQLGLLCVEECVSKRPTMVSVVNMLNSSSVTLPTPHRPAVFQSHGSESIVEELEVEQSNTERISIPSSVNEASITEPYPR; via the exons ATGTCAAACTTACATCCCTTCACTGGCGCTCCTCCTCCTAGTTCCACTAAAG GCAAAGGGCGAAGACCCCTACGAGCAGCTTTTCCAATTGCTGTCCCACTAATCGGGGTTGCTTTTGTGCTATTTATCATAGCTTTAGTCTTCCTGAAAAGAAGATCAGGGAAGCGATATGCTGCTATGGCACAGCAGGAGGCAACTG ATGGAGTTGTTGAAATCTTTACAGCCGAATCCTTACAGTATAGCTTAACTGAAATTCAAATTGCCACAAATAACTTCTCTGTGGATAGCAAAATTGGCGAAGGTGGATTTGGTCGTGTATACAAG GGTGTACTTGGTAATGGACAAGAAATAGCTGTTAAAAGGCTGTCAAGGAGCTCAGGGCAAGGTGCAGAagaatttaaaaatgaaattgtAGTAGTTGCAAAGCTTCAACACAGAAATCTAGTTCGACTATTGGGATTTTGCCTGGAAGGAGATGAAAAGATACTCATCTATGAATTTGTTCCTAACAAAAGCCTTGACTCCTTTCTCTTTG ATCCAGAAAATAAACGATCATTGAACTGGTTAAGGCGTTACAATATCATTGGGGGTATAGCAAAAGGACTTCTTTATCTGCATGAGGATTCTCGTCTAAGAATTGTTCATCGCGATCTCAAAGCAAGCAATATATTATTGGATGGAAATATGAGCCCAAAGATCGCAGATTTTGGCATGGCAAAGATTTGTGGAGTTGATCAATCTGAAGGAAACACAAATAGAATTGCTGGGACATT CGGTTACATGGCTCCTGAATATATGAGATGGGGCCAGTTTTCGATAAAGTCAGATGTATTCAGTTTTGGGGTCGTTATTTTAGAAATTGTTACAGGCAAGAAGAATAGTAGTTTCCAAAAATCTGAAGATTCTGAAGACCTCGTAAGCTAT GTTTGGGAGCATTGGAGACGTGGCGAACCTTTAGCTCTTCTGGATTCAAGTATTGGAGATTCTTTTGCCAAAAATGAAGTCATTCAATGTGTCCAATTAGGCTTACTATGTGTTGAAGAATGTGTCAGTAAAAGGCCTACAATGGTTTCCGTGGTCAATATGCTCAATAGTAGCTCTGTTACCCTACCAACTCCACATCGTCCAGCAGTTTTCCAGAGCCATGGATCGGAAAGCATTGTGGAAGAGCTGGAAGTTGAGCAATCTAATACCGAAAGAATTTCAATTCCAAGCTCTGTAAATGAGGCATCAATTACTGAACCATACCCCAGATAG
- the LOC113771459 gene encoding putative cysteine-rich receptor-like protein kinase 9 → MASLNLSKDKTDSVCSFMGPDWSGSSCICCQTDYGTDYSDEAADNREGTKLMPGDFLSSLKVVTLQFSYFPCPSESPSEKPFILLIPACEMTSRNLLFHFQYCMLCLLSFHTRLTSPVTFLGYYCVNTTYNPNSATGSIYRTNLNFVLDTLSSNASRTDTNGFYNFSTGNDPSNKVYGLFLCRGDVSADVCKGCVASATTRVFQECPNQTAAIVWYDECLLRFSDQTIFSKVDSRVAVAMYNTQNVTESNWYNFVLLLGNLLYNAADQAANQTWGKNAHQIYLVMTAKGALKVLSESI, encoded by the exons ATGGCGTCCTTGAATCTTTCAAAAGATAAAACAGATTCTGTATGTAGCTTTATGGGTCCAGACTGGAGTGGAAGTTCATGCATCTGCTGCCAAACCGACTATGGCACT GATTATTCAGATGAGGCTGCCGACAACCGTGAAGGAACCAAATTGATGCCTGGAGACTTCTTATCTTCCCTCAAGGTAGTCACATTGCAATTTTCCTATTTCCCTTGCCCCTCGGAGAGTCCATCGGAGAAG CCTTTTATTCTTTTGATCCCTGCCTGTGAAATGACCTCCAGAAATTTGTTGTTCCACTTCCAATATTGCATGCTTTGTCTGCTTAGCTTTCATACCAGACTCACTAGCCCCGTTACTTTTCTTGGGTATTACTGTGTAAATACTACATACAACCCTAACAGTGCGACCGGCAGCATTTACAGAACCAATCTAAATTTCGTGCTTGACACCCTTTCTTCAAATGCATCTCGGACGGACACCAATGGCTTCTATAATTTCAGTACTGGCAATGACCCTTCAAACAAGGTCTATGGCCTCTTTCTCTGTCGAGGCGATGTCAGCGCTGATGTTTGCAAAGGATGCGTAGCAAGTGCCACCACAAGAGTATTTCAAGAGTGCCCGAATCAGACGGCTGCTATTGTTTGGTATGACGAGTGCTTGTTGCGTTTTTCTGACCAGACAATCTTCTCCAAGGTTGATTCCAGAGTGGCAGTGGCTATGTACAATACACAGAATGTCACTGAATCGAACTGGTACAACTTCGTATTGCTATTGGGAAATTTGTTGTATAACGCTGCGGATCAGGCTGCAAATCAAACATGGGGCAAAAA TGCACACCAGATATATCTGGTGATGACTGCAAAGGGTGCCTTGAAAGTGCTATCAGAATCAATCTGA